In one Achromobacter spanius genomic region, the following are encoded:
- a CDS encoding NAD(P)H-quinone oxidoreductase, translating into MHAVEISRPGGPEVLVPVERPTPEPGAGEVLIKVSAAGINRPDVFQRKGNYAPPRGVSDLPGLEVAGEIVGGDVADSGFAIGDKVCALVAGGGYAEYCVAPVAQCLPIPKGLSDIEAAGLPETYFTVWSNVFDRGRLSEGEILLVHGGASGIGTTAIQLARAMGNKVYATVGSDDRARAVEALGAEKGINYKTQDFVKEVMDATDGSGVDVILDMVAGDYIARDMQCLADDGRIVIIAQLGGSRADVDTSQVMRRRLTITGSTLRPRPVAFKGAIARALREQAWPLLEKGAIKPIVHATFPLAEASKAHAMMEGGENIGKIILTM; encoded by the coding sequence ATGCATGCTGTAGAAATCTCCCGCCCCGGCGGCCCCGAGGTCCTGGTCCCCGTAGAACGTCCCACGCCCGAGCCTGGCGCGGGTGAAGTTCTGATCAAAGTCAGCGCCGCCGGCATCAACCGCCCCGACGTGTTCCAGCGCAAGGGCAACTACGCGCCGCCGCGCGGCGTGTCCGATCTGCCGGGCCTGGAAGTGGCTGGCGAAATCGTCGGTGGTGACGTGGCCGACAGCGGCTTCGCCATCGGCGACAAGGTCTGCGCCTTGGTGGCCGGCGGCGGTTACGCCGAGTACTGCGTTGCCCCCGTCGCGCAATGCCTGCCTATCCCCAAAGGCTTGTCCGACATTGAAGCGGCCGGTTTGCCCGAAACCTACTTCACGGTCTGGAGCAATGTGTTCGATCGCGGCCGCCTGTCCGAAGGCGAGATCCTGCTGGTGCATGGCGGCGCAAGCGGCATCGGCACTACGGCGATCCAACTGGCGCGCGCGATGGGCAATAAAGTCTATGCCACCGTCGGCAGCGATGACCGGGCCCGCGCCGTCGAAGCGCTGGGCGCCGAAAAGGGCATCAACTACAAAACCCAGGATTTCGTGAAGGAAGTCATGGACGCCACCGACGGTAGCGGCGTGGACGTCATCCTGGACATGGTGGCGGGCGACTACATCGCGCGCGACATGCAGTGCCTGGCCGATGACGGCCGTATCGTCATCATTGCCCAATTGGGCGGTTCGCGCGCCGACGTGGACACCTCGCAGGTGATGCGTCGCCGCCTGACCATTACGGGATCCACCTTGCGTCCCCGTCCGGTCGCATTCAAGGGCGCCATCGCGCGCGCCCTGCGCGAGCAGGCCTGGCCCTTGTTGGAAAAAGGGGCCATCAAGCCGATCGTGCACGCCACCTTCCCGCTGGCCGAGGCCTCCAAGGCTCACGCCATGATGGAAGGCGGTGAAAACATCGGCAAAATCATCCTGACGATGTAA